One genomic segment of Mytilus trossulus isolate FHL-02 chromosome 4, PNRI_Mtr1.1.1.hap1, whole genome shotgun sequence includes these proteins:
- the LOC134714784 gene encoding zinc finger protein 862-like, translated as MKLNNRNQNFINSFLKGMKCNLCTKHQRRPKKCVPGEAAWVDLPCSWMVRESILRHGRSETHKEAVAFEGARVLANTSLATAVEKEVTLNEMAMESAMKCLYWLCKRELPHTTNYVPLMNLCKDLGVDVLNALMVGENAKYTSERFIQEALLSFKYVVQTPLICDLKNSPFYTVMVDETTDVAVKKELILYVRFLKNGKSSTHFLKMIELFDGKAATIKSAIVQTLEEIDVPLEKMCALGSDGAFVMLGRKGGVAALLKESVPTLIANHCVAHRLALASSQAAAAVPYLKKFKAIVEQLYRFYQYSAVRMAALHHIQEILQEPVIKITEAKDVRWLSHDKAVQSIRRCFPSIITSLEREAKERGDAQALGLATFVQKFDFIATLYMMCDLLPPLSQLSKALQRKDADYTVVRPLVTGTIKTIQSFKERHGENYASVRKVIDDLIKENFKVKSPTEEEFDKFERQVYFPYIDHVVENLEKRFPDLPLLESFSVFDPISVPEDPEEADGYGREQIGILSDHFKLDLVPLSQEWRLLKNTINTDDSLKSLSASLIMQQLAGKLSAGFPLSSSLSAVGLLLPTSTADCERGFSTLKRIKTELRNRLSNKITNCLVTISLEGEESTEIDISDAVQHWKTQKNRRIFS; from the exons atgaaattaaacaaccggaatcaaaattttattaattcttttttaaaagggaTGAAATGTAACTTGTGTACAAAACATCAAAGGAGACCCAAAAAGTGTGTACCAGGGGAAGCTGCATGGGTTGACTTGCCTTGCTCATGGATGGTACGTGAAAGCATTCTTAGACATGGGCGCAGTGAGACACATAAAGAGGCTGTTGCTTTTGAAGGGGCAAGAGTTCTAGCTAACACCAGTCTTGCAACAGCAGTTGAGAAGGAAGTTACATTAAATGAGATGGCAATGGAATCAGCAATGAAGTGCTTGTATTGGCTGTGCAAAAGGGAACTTCCACACACAACCAACTATGTTCCTTTGATGAACCTTT gCAAAGACCTTGGTGTTGATGTTCTGAATGCCTTGATGGTTGGAGAGAATGCAAAATACACCTCTGAAAGATTCATCCAGGAAGCTTTGCTGTCATTTAAATATGTTGTACAGACTCCACTTATCTGTGACCTGAAAAATTCTCCCTTCTATACTGTGATGGTTGATGAAACTACTGATGTAGCTGTTAAGAAGGAATTGATTCTCTATGTGAG atttctTAAAAATGGCAAAAGTTCAActcattttctaaaaatgattGAACTTTTTGATGGGAAAGCAGCAACTATCAAAAGTGCCATAGTCCAAACTCTGGAGGAGATTGACGTGCCATTGGAGAAGATGTGTGCATTAGGAAGTGATGGGGCATTTGTCATGCTTGGTAGAAAAGGAGGTGTTGCAGCATTGCTGAAGGAGTCTGTTCCAACCTTGATTGCAAACCACTGTGTTGCCCATAGGTTGGCTTTAGCAAGCTCACAAGCTGCTGCTGCTGTCCCTTACCTGAAGAAGTTTAAGGCTATTGTGGAACAGCTGTACAGGTTCTACCAGTACAGTGCAGTCAGAATGGCAGCACTTCATCACATTCAG GAAATTCTCCAGGAGCcagttatcaaaattacagaGGCAAAAGATGTAAGGTGGCTTTCCCATGACAAAGCTGTCCAATCTATAAGGAGATGCTTTCCTTCAATCATTACAAGTTTGGAGAGAGAAGCCAAGGAGAGAGGAGATGCCCAGGCACTAGGCTTGGCCACATTTGTACAGAAGTTTGACTTCATTGCAACCTTGTACATGATGTGTGATTTGCTGCCACCACTATCACAACTGTCAAAAGCCTTGCAG AGAAAAGATGCAGACTACACAGTAGTAAGACCTCTTGTGACTGGAACTATAAAGACCATCCAATCATTTAAAGAAAGGCATGGGGAAAATTATGCTTCAGTGAGGAAAGTGATAGATGATTTGATTAAAGAAAACTTCAAAGTCAAGAGTCCAACAGAGGAggaatttgataaatttgaaagACAG GTCTACTTTCCATACATTGACCATGTGGTGGAGAATTTAGAGAAGAGGTTTCCAGATTTACCTTTGTTGGAAAGCTTTTCTGTGTTTGACCCCATCAGTGTTCCAGAAGATCCAGAAGAAGCTGATGGTTATGGCAGGGAGCAAATAGGG ATCCTTTCTGACCACTTTAAATTGGATCTGGTGCCATTAAGCCAGGAGTGGAGGCTactaaaaaatacaattaatacTGATGACAGCCTCAAGTCTCTATCTGCAAGTTTGATCATGCAGCAATTGGCTGGCAAGTTATCAGCAGGTTTTCCTCTGTCGTCCAGCCTATCAGCTGTTGGCTTATTATTGCCTACATCTACTGCAG atTGTGAAAGGGGATTTTCAACCCTAAAGAGGATCAAGACAGAGTTGAGGAACAGGCTATCAAATAAGATAACCAACTGTCTTGTTACCATATCACTAGAAGGAGAAGAGAGTACAGAGATAGATATTTCTGATGCTGTTCAGCACTGGAAGACCCAAAAGAACAGGAGGATCTTTTCTTGa